Proteins from a single region of Leucoraja erinacea ecotype New England chromosome 25, Leri_hhj_1, whole genome shotgun sequence:
- the LOC129709068 gene encoding immunoglobulin lambda-1 light chain-like: MSCWMSLVCALAFSAACINAQITLNQPPSKSTSPGQNVQISCIMTGGSLSTNTVSWYQQIPGAVPRFLFYYYSGGSIVRGSGVSDRFAGSVSGNTATLTIANVQLADAADYYCGVWINPFIFGKGTRLGIGAPRAPAMSVLGPSAEEIKGKGTATLLCLVSGFNPGAVDIEWTVEGSTRSDGVKTSPIQQEKDNTFSASSYLTLPVTVWNSNNLYSCVVKHETQAIPFEADITRTGCI, translated from the exons GCATAAATGCGCAAATTACACTAAATCAGCCGCCTTCAAAATCCACGTCTCCGGGGCAAAACGTGCAAATATCCTGTATCATGACTGGTGGCAGTTTAAGTACCAACACTGTTTCCTGGTACCAGCAGATTCCCGGAGCGGTTCCGCGGTTTCTGTTCTACTATTACTCGGGCGGCAGCATTGTTAGAGGTTCGGGAGTTTCTGACCGTTTCGCGGGATCAGTGTCAGGCAACACTGCAACATTGACAATAGCGAATGTGCAGTTGGCGGACGCTGCGGACTATTACTGTGGTGTGTGGATAAATCCTTTCATCTTCGGCAAAGGAACGAGGCTGGGTATTGGCG CACCTCGCGCCCCCGCAATGTCCGTCCTCGGACCTTCAGCGGAAGAAATCAAGGGAAAGGGCACGGCCACACTGCTGTGTTTGGTGAGCGGGTTTAATCCGGGTGCAGTGGACATTGAGTGGACCGTGGAAGGCAGTACGAGAAGTGACGGCGTTAAGACCAGCCCAATCCAGCAGGAGAAGGACAACACGTTCAGTGCGAGCAGTTACCTGACTCTGCCAGTCACAGTCTGGAACTCAAACAATCTTTACTCTTGTGTGGTTAAACACGAAACCCAGGCAATCCCGTTTGAGGCAGACATCACCAGAACCGGCTGTATCTAA